The following are encoded in a window of Halosolutus halophilus genomic DNA:
- a CDS encoding isochorismate synthase, with protein MDRASGERRLAGEPGPEAGLAEDLELVSRSRELEDVSFGAIANPAEEARIQWATPDGLEIVGRGVAVRFTASGADRIDHVRRRAARTFAALDHDGPPVARPRAFGGVSFHDGHEATPPWTGFDAASFVVPRLLVTRSDDSTWLTTVAQDDGTAVDRLEHWVRRLAELPPMRPSGTGPGVVATRRTTSSAAWTAQVETALDRIADGRLTKVVLAQALEVDLEEPIDVPATLERLRRQYPNCYRFLVNNEVGGTFFGTPPERLVSKRGPRVETEALAGSVPRGETPEEDEEYVDRMLDDEKFQREHGLVVDSIRDQLEPLARDLDVEEQTIRRLATIQHLQTPIAATLADDHHVLELVDALHPTPAVGGVPPTAAWETIRQTETFDRGWYAAPVGWFDADGDGEFAVGIRSGLATGETVTLFAGNGIVADSDPADEWDEVQLKFRPILDELR; from the coding sequence ATGGACCGAGCGTCGGGTGAGAGACGGCTGGCGGGTGAGCCGGGACCAGAGGCCGGCCTCGCAGAGGACCTCGAACTGGTGAGCCGCAGCCGCGAACTCGAAGACGTCTCGTTCGGTGCGATCGCCAATCCCGCCGAGGAGGCGCGGATCCAGTGGGCGACCCCGGACGGCCTCGAGATCGTCGGCCGCGGCGTCGCAGTCCGCTTCACGGCCAGCGGCGCGGATCGTATCGACCACGTTCGACGGCGCGCGGCCCGGACCTTCGCCGCGCTCGATCACGACGGGCCCCCGGTCGCCCGGCCGCGGGCGTTCGGCGGAGTTTCGTTTCACGACGGCCACGAGGCGACGCCGCCCTGGACGGGGTTCGACGCCGCCTCGTTCGTCGTTCCCCGGCTACTCGTCACCCGTAGCGACGACAGCACGTGGCTGACGACGGTCGCGCAGGACGACGGGACGGCCGTCGATCGACTCGAGCACTGGGTACGGCGACTGGCCGAATTGCCGCCGATGCGCCCGAGCGGTACGGGGCCGGGCGTCGTCGCGACGCGACGGACCACCTCGTCCGCGGCCTGGACCGCGCAGGTCGAGACCGCGCTCGATCGGATCGCGGACGGTCGACTGACGAAAGTGGTGCTCGCACAGGCCCTCGAGGTCGACCTCGAGGAACCGATCGACGTGCCGGCGACGCTCGAACGGCTGCGCCGCCAGTATCCCAACTGTTATCGATTCCTCGTGAACAACGAGGTCGGCGGCACGTTCTTCGGGACGCCACCGGAGCGGCTGGTCTCGAAGCGGGGGCCCCGAGTCGAAACCGAGGCCCTCGCGGGGTCGGTTCCCCGGGGTGAAACGCCCGAGGAAGACGAGGAGTACGTCGATCGGATGCTCGACGACGAGAAGTTCCAGCGCGAGCACGGGCTCGTCGTCGACTCGATCCGCGACCAGCTCGAACCGCTCGCACGCGACCTGGACGTCGAGGAGCAGACGATCCGACGGCTGGCGACGATCCAGCACCTCCAGACGCCGATCGCGGCCACGCTCGCGGACGACCACCACGTCCTCGAACTCGTCGATGCGCTGCATCCGACGCCGGCCGTTGGCGGCGTCCCGCCGACGGCGGCCTGGGAGACGATCCGTCAGACGGAGACGTTCGACCGGGGCTGGTACGCCGCGCCGGTCGGCTGGTTCGACGCCGACGGCGACGGCGAGTTCGCCGTGGGGATCCGATCGGGTCTCGCGACCGGCGAGACGGTCACCCTCTTCGCCGGCAACGGGATCGTCGCGGACAGCGATCCGGCCGACGAGTGGGACGAAGTACAGCTGAAGTTCCGGCCGATCCTCGACGAGTTACGATAA
- a CDS encoding sulfite oxidase-like oxidoreductase, with the protein MKDVTDLYREFGEERLPPGQRETSEFPVLSKSGTPDWDPETWEFTVTGAVETELTFSWDEFRDLPSETQRQDFHCVTGWSKFDCEFTGVPVPELADRAGVSPDAVHVMFSGLDGYTTDLPLDDCLREELLLAWAYDGEPLPADHGGPLRAVTPHRYAYKGAKWVDGIEFLTEPERGYWEKRGYSQTANPWREERYS; encoded by the coding sequence ATGAAGGACGTCACGGACCTCTACCGAGAGTTCGGCGAGGAACGCCTCCCGCCGGGGCAACGCGAGACGAGCGAGTTTCCCGTCCTCTCGAAGAGCGGAACGCCGGACTGGGACCCTGAAACCTGGGAGTTCACCGTTACCGGCGCCGTCGAGACGGAACTGACGTTCTCGTGGGACGAGTTTCGCGACCTCCCGAGCGAAACCCAGCGCCAGGACTTTCACTGCGTGACCGGCTGGAGCAAGTTCGACTGCGAGTTCACGGGCGTTCCCGTCCCCGAACTCGCGGATCGGGCCGGCGTTTCCCCGGACGCCGTCCACGTCATGTTCTCCGGGCTGGACGGGTACACTACGGATCTGCCGCTCGACGACTGTCTCCGCGAGGAACTCCTCCTCGCGTGGGCGTACGACGGCGAGCCCTTACCCGCCGACCACGGCGGCCCGCTTCGCGCCGTGACGCCGCACCGGTACGCCTACAAGGGCGCGAAGTGGGTCGACGGGATCGAGTTTCTCACGGAGCCCGAACGCGGCTACTGGGAGAAGCGCGGCTACTCGCAAACGGCGAATCCGTGGCGAGAGGAACGGTACAGCTAG